The region ggcttgatgtaaaaatgacgtggcgcaacagttgcatgggataaacactctatATATATTCGTGACCTAGGTAACTGTTCAAGTCTACCCGCTTAGGTCGGATTTGCACAGTAATTTTTTGTTCCGAACCTAACCCAGGCATAAATCCGGAAAAAAATCACTATTTATAAAAGGgtctgaactttcatttttatatatttcttcATGTAATGGCGGAAAAAATCGATACATCCCCAAATGGAAAGTGTAAGGGCCAAAATTAAGAATATGGAATCCATATCGCATTAGgcttatataataaaaataaaaaaagtttgcaTGTCCTCGAACTTAACTCATGAACAGGTCTAGATGTGGCATATAACACATCAACGCTTTGTCCACTACCTTTATGACGTGGTAAATGCCACATCTCCGTTTCGAATAACATGACTATGCCACATCTTATATGTGATGACGTGGCATTTGCCTCGTCACCGCATATTATGACACGCCACATCCCAAACGACAAAGAAACATCATGGAAGTATCTGACCAGAACGAAGAAAAACAATGGAGAACTCACTTCATTAACTAACATCAAGATCTTCAACATTCAATGCCGGTTCTTTCCCGCCAATTGAAACCGCCTGTATAACCACCACCATGACCTCCAATCACCACCTCCCTTCAACATTTCCGGTGAAATCAGCTCTCTTCGTAGCCATCATTTCCCTAGCTCTCCTCCATTTCCTAAATCCCTCCCCAAAACCCCTAACCCTAACTCAACCCCAAAACACAACTCACAGCACCCGGTACATAATCCGTTTCACGGACTACAAAGAGGCGGAGGATCACCGTCGCTATTTAGCGTCTAGAATTGAATTTGGATGGGAATGGATCGAGCGGCGAAACCCTGCTATGAAATACCCAACTGATTTTGGGGTTATTACGATCCAAGAATCAGAGAAGACCAGATTAATTGGGGAAATTGAGAGATTAGATAGGGTTAAGGATGTCAATCTGGATTTCACTTATAACAGGGATTTGCTTGCCAAGAAACGACCTGGTAAGATTTTTACTTCAATGTCGTTTAGTGAAGAGGAGCATGAGCATCATCATACTAACTCTTCCGTCCACTGTGAACGGGAACGCCGTCTTCTTATGCAGGTATAGTTACAAAAAATAAAGCATTATTTTTcagtttcttttttcattttgctTAAGTTTTTGAATTTTCTGCTGCAGCAGAAGACACAAGTTACTTCATTGTTTGGGGCAGAGGTGCTATGGTCAAAAGGTTACAAAGGGGCTAAAGTCAAAATGGCGATTTTCGACACTGGAATTCGAGCTGATCACCCTCATTTCCGTAATATTAAGGTATGTATTACTTATTCTTGTTGGTAGCTGCTGGCGGAGATGCTTCTTTTGATAATCTTGACTCGTGCGAAACTCTTTTAGGAACGTACAAACTGGACTAATGAAGATACTTTGAATGACAATCTTGGACATGGAACTTTTGTTGCTGGTGTTATTGCTGGTCAAGATGCTGCTTGTCTTGGCTTTGCACCTGACACTGAGATTTATGCGTTTCGTGTTTTTACTGATGCACAGGTAATTGTTGTTATGAGTTACGAGTAGTAGCTTAATACATTTTGTCTTCGATTCTTATTTACTGAATTCAAGTAGATTTGTGCAAACACGTCCTGTAATGCATGATATGCAGTCCACAGTGTTAGGCAAGATTATGAGAAATTTTTCTTCAGCCTATTGCAGGTATCCTACACATCGTGGTTCCTTGATGCGTTTAACTATGCTATTGCTACTAAGATGGATGTGCTAAATTTGAGCATAGGTGGACCTGATTACTTGGATCTTCCATTTGTTGAGAAGGTGTGACTTGTTTTCCCTGCTTATAATTGCTCAACAACAATCGTGTCTGTTTGTCTATAAATAATGGGTTCTAGTTTTTTAAAATACCTCATAGTACTTCCTTAATAGCTTTTGAGAGGACTTTTTTCTTGGGATTCACTTGTATAAAAGTATGACCGGTTTATCTAGATGATCAACTAGATGGGTGGGATACACTTGTGCGAACTCTTGCATGGTACTTTGAGTGCTTGTATCTCTAAGAACGTCACTTTTCTTGATCGAACACTATTTGTTTACCAGGTCTGGGAAATAACAGCTAATAATATCATTATGGTTTCGGCTATTGGTAATGATGGTCCGCTTTATGGCACTTTAAACAACCCAGCGGACCAAAGTGATGTTATCGGAGTTGGTGGAATAGACTATAACGATCACATGGCTCCTTTTTCATCCCGTGGCATGAGCACCTGGGAGATCCCTCACGGGTAATCCATTTTTCTTCACTTTATACAGCTTCTAGTTGTTGATTGCTGCATGGATGAACTGTTATGTCTGGCAGATCTTCTGTTTGCATTTTCAGTGTGCTTACATTCGTGATCACATCTTTTGTTATTCATTTTCTATTGTTTATTGGATCCTCCCTATTTGGTATGTATTTAGCATTTAAGGTTATGTGTAAAATTATAACTATGTTAAAATTCTGGTACAGTTACGGCCGTGTGAAGCCAGATGTTGTTGCATACGGACGAGAAATAATGGGATCCAAGATTAGTACTGGTTGTAAAAGTTTATCTGGGACTAGTGTGGCAAGTCCTGTGGTTGCTGGTGTGGTATGCCTCCTTGTCAGTGTTATCCCTGAAAGGAATCGTAAGAACATTCTAAATCCAGCAAGCATGAAACAAGCGCTGGTTGAAGGGGCTGCTAGGCTTTCTGGTCCTAATTTGTACGAGCAAGGTGCAGGAAGAGTAGATCTGTATGTTTTTCCACTTCTACTTTTAGAAATTATTGCCATATTTATGGTGTTATTAGAACTGTAACAACTGTTTATCTGGGTTTTTTAGAATCTTTTTGTGTGTAAGGTCAGTGGCACAACCTTAGAAGTGCAATCCACTAGAATAATCATTAGGAACTTGTCATTTTTTAGCCGTGTTCTCATTGtcaaatcctttatttttatataattatttcaacTCTTAATTCCTTCATCAGGTTAGAATCATATGAAATCCTGAAGAATTACCAGCCCCGGGCAAGCATCTTCCCCAGTATTCTTGATTTTACAGATTGCCCTTATTCCTGGCCATTTTGTCGCCAACCACTTTATGCAGGTGCAATGCCAGTTATGTTTAATGCCACGATACTGAATGGAATGGGTGTTATTGGCTATGTTGAAAGTCCACCAACATGGCAACCTTTGGATGAAGAAGGAAATCTTTTAAGCATTTACTTCAGTTATTCGGAAGTCATTTGGCCTTGGACTGGTTATCTAGCATTGCACATGCAAATTAAGGAAGAAGGTGCTCAGTTTTCTGGAGAAATTGAGGGCAATGTAACTCTTAGGATTCGCAGTCCTCCAGCTCCAGGAGAAAAGGTTCCTCGAACTAGCAGTTGCGTgcttcaattaaaattaaaggtgGTTCCCACTCCAGCAAGATCAAAGCGGGTTTTATGGGATCAATTTCATAGCATCAAGTATCCTCCTGGATATATTCCAAGAGACTCTTTGGACGTTCGCAATGACATTCTTGACTGGCATGGGGACCACCTACATACAAATTTTCATATTATGTTCAATATGTTACGAGATGCTGGGTACTACGTTGAAACACTCGGTTCCCCTTTCACATGTTTTGATGCTCGCCAATATGGCACACTTCTGCTAGTGGATCTTGAGGATGAGTACTTTAAAGAAGAGATAGAAAAATTGAGAGATGATGTTATCAGTACTGGATTGGGGTTGGCTGTGTTTTCGGAATGGTATAATGTTGAAACAATGGTGAAAATGAGATTCTTTGATGACAATACACGAAGCTGGTGGACTCCTGTTACTGGAGGAGCAAATATTCCTGCACTAAATGATCTTTTGGCACCTTTTGGGATCGCTTTTGGAGACAAGATCTTGAATGGTGATTTTTCCATTAATGGAGAGCAAAGTCGATATGCATCTGGAACTGACATTGTGAGATTTCCTAAAGGTGGGTATGTGCACATGTTTCCTTTCCTGGATAGTTCCGAGAGTGGAGCTACTCAGAATTTGCTGCTGACTTCAGGCATGATGAAGGTGAATCCCCAATACTAATACCTTGCAATTAACGATAGCCTGTGATGTGCTTTCTTACTGGTAGTTTCTCGGAGTTATTCTGCATAGTCATGTGTTTACTTGAGTAATCTGCATCTTGCCATTTAAAACGGCGCCTCTCTCTCTCTGTGAAACAAAGATGTAAATGTGCAGGACACAGACATAAACTATCACGTGTTTAATCAAAGAATGCTCGATCATATTTAGTTAAATCCTTTCTGTTCTTGAACCCCTTGAAAATGTATGTGAATTTAGGTCCTTTTTCACCAATTAATATGCAAGTCAAAGTAATATCTCATTCCAGTATTGAATTTATGCAGGCAGACTCCCCAATCCTTGGCCTTGTAGAGGTGGGTCAAGGTCGTATTGCTGTTTATGGAGACTCCAATTGCTTGGATAGCAGCCATATGGTTACAAATTGTTACTGGCTATTGAAGAAAATATTAGACTTTACCAGTGGGAACATAAGAGATCCACTGCTCTTTTCAGATTCTGTTAAACAAGATGAAGCACTTTACATAGATGATAATCAATTACCTTCTAGAAGAACTGATGTGAATTTCTCTTCATATTCTGCTGTTGTGGGAAAAGATATGATATGCTCGAGCGACTCCAGATCAGAAGTATGGGGAACTAAGGGGTATAATCTGCATGTAAGGGGAAGGAACAGGAGACTTCCAGGCCATTCTTTTATAGATTTGGGTCGAGGTTTGAATTCCACTGTTGACAATTCGAATTTGAAACGTCCAAAGTTTACTACGAAAAGTAAGAGTGACTCATCCGGGAATACTTACTGGGGTATGCTCTATGGAGATGAGGTATGAATATGCAACCGAACAATAATGTATTGTTAGTTTATAATGCTTTTGTCTCTTACAAATTATAGCATTTATTTAAGTTTTGTACTTCATTAGTAATCAGATGTTATGAAATGCTTAGGAGATGCTTACTTCTTATTTGCAGCTTGATATCCCTGTAGTTGCTAGTCATTGGCTTGTACCTGCAGCGGTGGCAATTACTGGTTGGTGAAAAAACCTTTACTTTACAAATATTTAGGGAAGTATTGTAGATTTTCTATACatttcttaattaaataatgGTTGTTTGATAGGTCTTTTACTATTGTTGAGTATCTGGCGGATTCGGCAAAGGGGTCGCAGAAGGAGAAGAGGTTCTGGCTCGGGTCGATTAGCAAATTTGTAGTCAAGACTGATCTTCTCATCTGGTCTGTCTCCTTTTAATGTTAGAAAACTAAGCAATTTTCCCAAAATGTTACACATATTTGCAAATCTTGTTGCAGGCATCATTATAGAAATTAGCTTTGTATCTGTAGTGTTGATAGAGTTGTACATTCATCTTGGCTCGGACACTTTGTAGCGCCACAAATTTTTGAAGACAAATTTTGATAAGTAAAAGAAATCATATAGATCATATCCATATTAAAACAACTTGGTGGAGCcaatttgatttcttttgtgAAACCAATGGCCGGTTCagggttagggtttggcttGGTCCACAACCAACCAAACCATCCGTGCTCTTCTACTTTTTCTTTATCTTGGTATCTCAATTGCTATAAGAAAGTTTTACCAAAGAAAAAGCCAAAAGTGGCATAAGCTGGCCAATCTCTTTCTCAAGCAAAAGGCCACCATGCGCGCACTACACAAAGGTCACTTTCAATTATTCATATCCTCATTCTAGTGCCATTTTGCTTGTGTACAAGAATTAAGGTGCAAGTGGAAGatatcaatatcagtgttttaaaaatcaaactggTTACTGGACAGGCTACCGGTTCCTGGTTCAACCAATTCAATTATTGGTTGAACCAATTGagtaaaatcatataaaattaaataggtTTTGGACACAGTTGATAGCCCAACTACCgattcaaccggttcaaccacATTGGacctgattttttatttttaaggttTGTTGGATAGGACAGCTAGTCGGTTTAACCAACCGGTCTGGTCTggttttttaatcatttattaatatGACAGTTGAAaccaatgttttaaaaatcaaattaacccATGTGCCATTCAAACTACCTGttcaatagaaaataaatatatttaaataataggTATGTTTTTTTggtctatataaaaaaaatatgaatataagaCATGAAATTCTAATCAGTAAATACTAAATAGATTGaagaaactaataaataaatcacACTCTAATTAGTAaatgaaaaatgataatttcGGTTTAACcagttaaataaattgtttgcAGTGTTTTCCAATTTAAAGAGATTGAACCAAAAATCCAACTTTTAGAAAGAACTGAACTATATTGACCTTTGATTCACGGTCGAACCAGCTCATCCGGCTCGGTTCTTAAAACATTGGTTGAAACAAATGTTTGGTAACCAATTCATCTTACACCTGGTGATAACCCAGGGAAGAGGCTCAAGATGCTAACCCACAATCATTTGTctaaatgaacaaagggtcaacgcgccctctGAACTTGTAATACGGGATCATCTAATCCAAGTTATACTTTTATGAGCAATTaactccaaaactcttcatttttgagtCAACTAATcccataattaatttttttattttaaaaaatggatttagaataattatatcgcaacaattagagaattatctaattatttttttaaattcctcacctccgatttgtattttatgcgttttaaaaatacaattatggggttatttgatccaaaaatgaagagttttaggGTAATcgattaaaaaagtataaattgagttagatgactccgtgtcacaagtttaggggggaGCGTTAGACCCTTTATTCTTTGTCTAAATTGTCCGAGTGCTCTTCATGTGTTAATTTAAGGTTGGTAGGTTGGTAAGAAAAAAATAGTAGCTTCAACGCGTCTAGCTAGCTTTGCTTATTAAAAGAGCTTTATCCAAACGCAAAAAGGACTTGCaaacatttttgttttttaaaatccaAGGCAAATGATCCCCAGGAACAATCTTTTCTTGCATATAACACAAACTCATAACAACCTAAAATACTTCTTCACTTATTCATGCTTTCTGCCCCACCCTACCTAATTACTTAACCACAATTAATGTGAATGAACATAAACAATCAAGAAGAGCAAAACATACGGAATCATTTAAGCATTTAACCAAAGAATAAAAGAATCAACATGTAATTTTGATTATCTTGTTGTGTATGCTCACTactaaatacaaatttaatcaaTAACACTTCAAAATCAGAGGTAAGTGGAGGGGAAAAAATCATATACGACTATCACATCGGAAACACGCCATTCTTTGCAATCAATGTGACATCTATTTAAGAGTATGAGTACAGAAAAATCGGAGGCTTCGGTTGTCATGAATTTCCGCTGAAACCTTGGCTGTTTTTCTTCATCTTTCCCATTTCCATATCTCGGGTATTCTGTCCTTCGCCACTTGATCCAGAAGGATATAAACCATATTCGCTGGTTGGTTCACTGTATTCGCTACTGGCAGCGTACTCCTGGCTTCCTAAAGCCATCTTCCTCATTTTTATCATGTCTTCTTTGTATTGGTTGGTGTCATAATCTGAACTGCTCTGGCTGAAGAAACTGCTCTGTCCGGGTCGAATTCCTTCATTAAGATCTGACAGAGCCACATCTCCTTCAAGAGCTCGGACTACCTGCTCAGTCAAATGTTGAAGATGCCAATTAGGACTATCACAAAACTTGATTAATTCCGCACATTTATAGCTGGACTAACAACCTCGTCAGTTTGAACTCAGCTAGCAATTTTTATCACTATCCCGCCTGAACTGAAATACTTACCTGACTCATACGTGGACGGCGTCGAGCTGAATGGCGCACACAAGCAGCAGCACAAGCAACCATGCGAGCCATCTCATTGTGGTCATAATTTCTTTGCAATTTTTGATCCACTAGAACATCAAAGTTTCCATCTTCCTGAGCTCGTGTAAGCAAAGGCCTTGCCTGCAATAATACATGAAAGATCAAATCGTGTACagaaatgaaataaaacaatCTATGGCATCATGTTTGCAAGTGAAGAACTTGCAAACATGTGTTTAAGCATAAGTATTGTCATGTTCCGATTGTACATTGAGGAGTTAGAACTCACCCAGTCTACTAAACTATCATCTGCATAACCATGCCCGCCGCTATGATCAACAGGCCGACGACCAGTAATCAACTCCAGAAGCATGACTCCAAAAGAGAACACATCAGATTTATCTGTCAACTTCCCACTTGATGCATATTCTGGTGCCAGATACCTGAATAAAAAGCATGCAAGTGCAGAGgcattaataactttaataataaattatgacATTAATAAAGCTCCTAAATTTTGTAGTGAGCTGAGAAGAAAATAGACCAAAAGAGAACGTCATTTCATCAGTCTCATCATCAACAGTTATAGACCAAATGATCTTACTATCATAAAaccataaaaagaaaaattgtatAAATTGTCTGCGCTAATATATCAATAAGGGATAATGCAGCTGAAAATTCTAAAGGTGACTATGGTCTTATGAACAATTCAAAATGTTTAAGCAAGTAACAAGAAAGAAGcacccaaaaaaataaatcttaatttcacacttaaaatatttattttttttatcctcAAGTTCAACTTAGAAAAATAACAATCCACAATAGAATCTAAGAGCTTTGAAGCTAAAAATGAATGAAGGAGTTGATCTTACCCAAAGGTTCCCATCACCCTGGTGGAGACATGTGTATTAACTTCAGAAGAGATCTTTGCTAGTCCAAAGTCTGCAACCTGAGCAAGAAGGAAAACCAGATATCAGATATATCCTCCCATTAGCAATAATCAACAggataaaaagaattaaagttCAAATAAGATGCAGAATAAagttgatttatttattaaaaaattgctACATTTTGCTCGGTGACTATCAATAGAAATCCACAAATTCAGTGCTGCAGTTATACCTTTGCCTCAAATTTGAAATCCAAGAGGATATTAGCTGCCTTGATGTCACGATGAATGATCTTAGGATGACCTGCGGGGCAAAAAGAAACAATTAGTCTAAATCAACAAATCGACATACCATAACATCTTTTAGACTACTTTTCAGGGGAAAGGAAGAGTGGCGAGGATGAATCAGAAGAACTTACAATCTTCATGAAGATATGCAAGTCCCTTGGCAGATCCTAGTGCAATTTTGAGTCTGGTCGGCCAGTCCATGGTAGGTCGTCCCTTACCTACAATGTATATTCTCTATCAGATACATGTAGCCTAAAGCATGGATATTCAGCTTAAAACTATATGCTAAACAAAGTATCAAACACATCTTCTGAAACACATTCTTCACTTAATCACATTATATTGTGCAATAATTTAAGATCTGATTATTGAAGCATACCATGTAAGTGAAACTCCATAGTGTTGTTGGGAACAAACTCATAAACAAGCAATCTTTCGGAGCCGGTGATACAATATCCGACCAACGAAACAAGATGTTTATGATGCACTCTGCTAATAATTTCAATCTCAGCCTGAAACTCACGCTCCCCTTGTCCACTTCCAGCTTTAAGCTGCTTAACAGCAACTTCCTTCCCATTGGGAAGAACTCCTTTATGCACATACCCAAAACCACCTTGACCAAGGAGGTTAGCATCGGAGAACCCGTCGGTGGCGCGTGCTAATTCCTCATAGGTAAACGTACTCTTAGAGAACCCCAATGAAAGACCTGGAGATAGAGGCGGCAATGGGTTTTCAGAACCCGAATAATTGGAGCCAGACCCGCCACTGCTGAAAGGAggaggcggcggcggcggcaTTGAGACACGCTCTTGAGGATACGGTGGCCGAGACGCAACTGGCGGCGGTGGaattggatttggatttgacATTGCTGTGAATACATGACCTGGTGGCGGTGGTGCATTGTGCTGCCAATGTTGCTGCTGTTGACCGCCGTAAGGACCATCTGAATCACCGGGAAATAATTaagaacaaaattttattaaatcttcAATCAGAATAGATATAAGAgaactaataaaataattaaaatgagacCTTTATTAGGGCCAGTTGGCGGAGGCATATAATAGGCAGCTTCATCGTCACGTCTCCGTCTCTTTTTCCGgcaacaaataaaaaacaagCTAAATAGTAATATAATTATTAGTCCACCAACGGCTATTCCGACTACCGCGCCGGTTGATATTCCCGATGAGCCTCCTGAGGAGGACGAAGGTGGATTCGTCGAGGTGGGAGTGGACGGAAGTGGAGGACTTTTACCTATCGGAGTAGGCGTCGACGGTGTGGTACCACGTGGCGCCGGGGGAGACGGCGTTGTAGACGGCGGAGAAGGAGTAGTGGGAGTGGACGTTGGAGGAGTTGAAGGATTTGAAGGAGGCGGAGGAGATGAGTCTGTAGGTGGAGATGGAGTGGCTGGCGGCGGTGCTGACGGTGTGGCTGGAGTGGAAGGTGGAGGAGCAGCCGGAGTGGCGGGAGTAGAAGGTGGTGGGGCGGCAGGAGTGACGGGAGTAGAAGGTGGAGGTGCAGCTGGAGTGGCGGGAGTAGCAGGTGGAGGTGCAGCCGGAGTGGACGGAGGAGGTGCGGTGGGAGTAGCCGGTGGCGGAGCAGTAGTGTTAGTAGACGGCGGAGAAGTGGGAGTTGGAGCAGACATGGCGATTTTTTTGTTTCACCTCACTGAAAATGAAGAATTGTTCGAAAGAAAGAAATGAATATTTCAACggttattaaaatttgaaaaggaTTTGGATAATTTAGTTTCAGAAAATATAGACTCGGTGAGCTGAGTTGAACTCAGTTGCAGAactcatttttgtttttttggctATGGGAGTGGAGGATTAGAAGATGAACCAAAAAGTATCGTCTGTTCGTTAGTAGGACCCACACGTCTGGCCCGCGCTTTACGACCTCCGGCTTTTTTTCACTcgttttggattttttattcataagtagaaaaatactaaatcaattttaaatttataaaaataaacattttgaataaatatttcTCGGTCCGATTTTAAAAATCATActtgattttatataaaaaagtttaaaaaatgtttataataaatatgaaatatttaaagTGTTAAGTGTAAACAGAGGGATATTagtagttgttttttttttccttagaTTGTTGTAATTTAATCTTAAAATGTTTTTGTTACATGTGAGGGTTTGTTtggaattttctttttaaatatctGAATTGTTGTTAAGCGCTGCCTGTATTCTGATTGGTCGTCCCTCAACGGCTTTTCCTTTCTGTATCTTTTAgctatataatattttattctcttattttcagaagaaaaaaaaaatattccccTTTTGAACTTGGAAAATTCTTACCTAGTCCCGGTCTATAAATTTTCCATGCACCTacccaatgaggtgttagaaaatctaacacaattttctcttttttcctattattttcttttttttctcatttctctaacacTTTATTGGATAGGTCCATAAATTTTCCATGGACCCGGTCTAGGTAAGAACTTCCTAACTGGATTGAGAGTGAAGACTGGCTAAATTATAGGCAAATTATGGAATCAAATCTGAAGTTAATTTTCTGGTTAAATTACAACTTCAGTTTTCCTatagtaataaatattttaatagtgAAAATGAAAGTAGaacttgttttctttttttacgataaaaagatatatttaaaaGTAGAAAAAGACAACTTCAATACAGATTCACGTTGTATAAAAGAAGTACCCGTAAATTTATAATTCATGagaatatataataattgaaattaattaagtgcccacaattttttaaaaatttaaataattatcttCAACTATATAGTATATAAAATAAGTATCTActgagccgaaactcaatatcattgtcaaacTCCGGAatgtggaccgcccgcaagcccacatacctggtaatttatggctataatggccagcaaCCCAACCTGCCGGGGTTTGAACCCGCGACCTTTGGCGTCCAGATGGCTGAGACTTAGAC is a window of Mercurialis annua linkage group LG2, ddMerAnnu1.2, whole genome shotgun sequence DNA encoding:
- the LOC126668937 gene encoding subtilisin-like protease SBT6.1 isoform X2; its protein translation is MTSNHHLPSTFPVKSALFVAIISLALLHFLNPSPKPLTLTQPQNTTHSTRYIIRFTDYKEAEDHRRYLASRIEFGWEWIERRNPAMKYPTDFGVITIQESEKTRLIGEIERLDRVKDVNLDFTYNRDLLAKKRPGKIFTSMSFSEEEHEHHHTNSSVHCERERRLLMQKTQVTSLFGAEVLWSKGYKGAKVKMAIFDTGIRADHPHFRNIKERTNWTNEDTLNDNLGHGTFVAGVIAGQDAACLGFAPDTEIYAFRVFTDAQVSYTSWFLDAFNYAIATKMDVLNLSIGGPDYLDLPFVEKVWEITANNIIMVSAIGNDGPLYGTLNNPADQSDVIGVGGIDYNDHMAPFSSRGMSTWEIPHGYGRVKPDVVAYGREIMGSKISTGCKSLSGTSVASPVVAGVVCLLVSVIPERNRKNILNPASMKQALVEGAARLSGPNLYEQGAGRVDLLESYEILKNYQPRASIFPSILDFTDCPYSWPFCRQPLYAGAMPVMFNATILNGMGVIGYVESPPTWQPLDEEGNLLSIYFSYSEVIWPWTGYLALHMQIKEEGAQFSGEIEGNVTLRIRSPPAPGEKVPRTSSCVLQLKLKVVPTPARSKRVLWDQFHSIKYPPGYIPRDSLDVRNDILDWHGDHLHTNFHIMFNMLRDAGYYVETLGSPFTCFDARQYGTLLLVDLEDEYFKEEIEKLRDDVISTGLGLAVFSEWYNVETMVKMRFFDDNTRSWWTPVTGGANIPALNDLLAPFGIAFGDKILNGDFSINGEQSRYASGTDIVRFPKGGYVHMFPFLDSSESGATQNLLLTSGMMKADSPILGLVEVGQGRIAVYGDSNCLDSSHMVTNCYWLLKKILDFTSGNIRDPLLFSDSVKQDEALYIDDNQLPSRRTDVNFSSYSAVVGKDMICSSDSRSEVWGTKGYNLHVRGRNRRLPGHSFIDLGRGLNSTVDNSNLKRPKFTTKSKSDSSGNTYWGMLYGDELDIPVVASHWLVPAAVAITGLLLLLSIWRIRQRGRRRRRGSGSGRLANL
- the LOC126668937 gene encoding subtilisin-like protease SBT6.1 isoform X1, yielding MTSNHHLPSTFPVKSALFVAIISLALLHFLNPSPKPLTLTQPQNTTHSTRYIIRFTDYKEAEDHRRYLASRIEFGWEWIERRNPAMKYPTDFGVITIQESEKTRLIGEIERLDRVKDVNLDFTYNRDLLAKKRPGKIFTSMSFSEEEHEHHHTNSSVHCERERRLLMQQKTQVTSLFGAEVLWSKGYKGAKVKMAIFDTGIRADHPHFRNIKERTNWTNEDTLNDNLGHGTFVAGVIAGQDAACLGFAPDTEIYAFRVFTDAQVSYTSWFLDAFNYAIATKMDVLNLSIGGPDYLDLPFVEKVWEITANNIIMVSAIGNDGPLYGTLNNPADQSDVIGVGGIDYNDHMAPFSSRGMSTWEIPHGYGRVKPDVVAYGREIMGSKISTGCKSLSGTSVASPVVAGVVCLLVSVIPERNRKNILNPASMKQALVEGAARLSGPNLYEQGAGRVDLLESYEILKNYQPRASIFPSILDFTDCPYSWPFCRQPLYAGAMPVMFNATILNGMGVIGYVESPPTWQPLDEEGNLLSIYFSYSEVIWPWTGYLALHMQIKEEGAQFSGEIEGNVTLRIRSPPAPGEKVPRTSSCVLQLKLKVVPTPARSKRVLWDQFHSIKYPPGYIPRDSLDVRNDILDWHGDHLHTNFHIMFNMLRDAGYYVETLGSPFTCFDARQYGTLLLVDLEDEYFKEEIEKLRDDVISTGLGLAVFSEWYNVETMVKMRFFDDNTRSWWTPVTGGANIPALNDLLAPFGIAFGDKILNGDFSINGEQSRYASGTDIVRFPKGGYVHMFPFLDSSESGATQNLLLTSGMMKADSPILGLVEVGQGRIAVYGDSNCLDSSHMVTNCYWLLKKILDFTSGNIRDPLLFSDSVKQDEALYIDDNQLPSRRTDVNFSSYSAVVGKDMICSSDSRSEVWGTKGYNLHVRGRNRRLPGHSFIDLGRGLNSTVDNSNLKRPKFTTKSKSDSSGNTYWGMLYGDELDIPVVASHWLVPAAVAITGLLLLLSIWRIRQRGRRRRRGSGSGRLANL
- the LOC126668937 gene encoding subtilisin-like protease SBT6.1 isoform X3, whose product is MLLVLALHLTLRFMRFVFLLMHSLLQVSYTSWFLDAFNYAIATKMDVLNLSIGGPDYLDLPFVEKVWEITANNIIMVSAIGNDGPLYGTLNNPADQSDVIGVGGIDYNDHMAPFSSRGMSTWEIPHGYGRVKPDVVAYGREIMGSKISTGCKSLSGTSVASPVVAGVVCLLVSVIPERNRKNILNPASMKQALVEGAARLSGPNLYEQGAGRVDLLESYEILKNYQPRASIFPSILDFTDCPYSWPFCRQPLYAGAMPVMFNATILNGMGVIGYVESPPTWQPLDEEGNLLSIYFSYSEVIWPWTGYLALHMQIKEEGAQFSGEIEGNVTLRIRSPPAPGEKVPRTSSCVLQLKLKVVPTPARSKRVLWDQFHSIKYPPGYIPRDSLDVRNDILDWHGDHLHTNFHIMFNMLRDAGYYVETLGSPFTCFDARQYGTLLLVDLEDEYFKEEIEKLRDDVISTGLGLAVFSEWYNVETMVKMRFFDDNTRSWWTPVTGGANIPALNDLLAPFGIAFGDKILNGDFSINGEQSRYASGTDIVRFPKGGYVHMFPFLDSSESGATQNLLLTSGMMKADSPILGLVEVGQGRIAVYGDSNCLDSSHMVTNCYWLLKKILDFTSGNIRDPLLFSDSVKQDEALYIDDNQLPSRRTDVNFSSYSAVVGKDMICSSDSRSEVWGTKGYNLHVRGRNRRLPGHSFIDLGRGLNSTVDNSNLKRPKFTTKSKSDSSGNTYWGMLYGDELDIPVVASHWLVPAAVAITGLLLLLSIWRIRQRGRRRRRGSGSGRLANL